One Desulfuromonas sp. DNA window includes the following coding sequences:
- a CDS encoding adenosylhomocysteinase — protein MDYKVKDIALADWGRKEIGMAEVEMPGLMALREEYGQKKPLAGARITGSLHMTIQTAVLIETLIALGAEVRWASCNIFSTQDHAAAAIAEAGVPVFAWMGESLEEYWWCTEQALTWPDGQLPNMILDDGGDATMMVLEGAKWEKDGVPELKDDDPEDWVELVKCLRSSIAEKRNDWTAMRDTIKGVTEETTTGVHRLYQLEKAGTLPFPAMNVNDSVTKSKFDNVYGCRHSLVDGIMRATDVMLSGKVAVVCGYGDVGKGSAQSLRGQGARVIITEIDPICALQALMEGYEIRTLEDVVETADIFVTTTGNYNVIRVEHMEKMKHNAIVGNIGHFDNEIEMAALARVPGIKKINIKNPQEHGNQVDQWVFPDGKAIIILAEGRLLNLGCATGHPSFVMSNSFTNQVIAQIELFGSSDEYDNQVYVLPKHLDEKVARLHLEKLGAKLTVLSQKQADYINVPIEGPYKSDHYRY, from the coding sequence ATGGATTACAAGGTGAAGGATATCGCCCTGGCCGACTGGGGCCGCAAGGAAATCGGGATGGCCGAGGTCGAAATGCCCGGTCTGATGGCCCTGCGCGAAGAATATGGGCAAAAAAAACCTCTGGCCGGCGCCCGGATAACCGGTTCGTTACACATGACGATCCAGACGGCGGTACTGATCGAAACCCTGATTGCCCTCGGCGCTGAAGTGCGCTGGGCTTCATGTAATATTTTTTCGACCCAGGACCATGCCGCAGCCGCTATCGCCGAGGCCGGTGTTCCGGTTTTTGCATGGATGGGTGAATCCCTCGAAGAATACTGGTGGTGTACCGAGCAGGCCCTGACATGGCCGGACGGTCAGTTGCCGAACATGATCCTTGATGATGGCGGTGACGCGACCATGATGGTTCTCGAAGGAGCCAAGTGGGAAAAGGATGGGGTTCCGGAATTAAAGGATGATGATCCTGAAGACTGGGTCGAACTGGTCAAGTGCCTGCGGAGTTCAATTGCCGAAAAGCGTAACGACTGGACCGCTATGCGCGACACAATCAAGGGAGTGACCGAAGAGACCACGACCGGGGTCCATCGCCTGTACCAGCTCGAAAAAGCAGGAACATTGCCGTTCCCGGCCATGAACGTCAACGATTCGGTCACCAAGAGCAAGTTCGATAATGTCTACGGCTGCCGCCACAGTCTGGTCGACGGAATCATGCGCGCGACCGACGTCATGCTGTCCGGCAAGGTTGCAGTGGTTTGCGGCTACGGTGACGTCGGCAAGGGGAGTGCCCAGTCGCTGCGCGGTCAGGGCGCCCGGGTCATCATTACCGAGATCGACCCGATTTGTGCCCTGCAGGCATTGATGGAGGGCTACGAGATCCGGACGCTCGAGGATGTTGTTGAAACTGCGGACATTTTTGTCACCACCACCGGTAACTACAATGTCATCCGGGTTGAGCACATGGAGAAGATGAAGCACAATGCCATCGTTGGCAATATCGGGCATTTCGACAATGAAATCGAGATGGCTGCCCTGGCCAGGGTTCCCGGGATCAAGAAGATCAATATCAAGAACCCGCAGGAACATGGCAACCAGGTTGATCAATGGGTGTTCCCGGACGGCAAGGCGATCATCATACTGGCAGAGGGCCGCTTGCTTAATCTCGGTTGCGCGACCGGCCATCCGTCGTTTGTCATGTCGAACAGTTTTACCAACCAGGTGATCGCCCAGATCGAGCTGTTCGGAAGTTCGGATGAGTACGATAACCAGGTCTATGTCCTACCGAAACACCTTGATGAAAAAGTTGCCCGGCTGCATCTTGAAAAACTTGGAGCCAAATTGACGGTATTGAGCCAGAAGCAGGCCGACTATATCAACGTGCCGATTGAAGGCCCGTATAAATCGGATCATTATCGATATTGA
- the lptF gene encoding LPS export ABC transporter permease LptF produces MSVKKLNRYIAMEIATPTLIGIMIFTLLVLMGRMIRLVEMVLNKGVPLAEVSLLFLYMMPAFMVITLPLAFLMGILLAFGRLSSDAEIIAMKANGISLQKILKPVFFMATLTALATAILSIYAGPASNNAFRSKIYDISTQKADVGIEPQIFNDDFDDLVIYANQLEQKSGLINGVFISDERSSSTPSIITARTGQIISDPDDLSLSLHLVDGSIHRQTTREEQNTYQVIDFASYDINLDIDRELAPQGERRKKEKELSWFELTTLIKNSPDQQRKAELTVELLNRTVLPFTPFIFALVGVPLGIQTTRSGRGGGFALGLLVFFVFYILYSLTKTLAVDGGVTPYIVILPVLVFLFGGAYMMKMAINEKRLELLDRLQDFTTNVFRNKKKS; encoded by the coding sequence ATGAGCGTAAAAAAACTCAACAGATATATTGCGATGGAAATCGCAACTCCCACCCTGATCGGGATCATGATCTTTACCCTGCTTGTGCTGATGGGGAGAATGATCAGGCTGGTCGAGATGGTGCTCAATAAAGGCGTACCTCTTGCCGAGGTATCCCTGCTCTTTCTTTACATGATGCCGGCCTTCATGGTCATTACCTTGCCCCTTGCCTTCCTGATGGGGATCCTGCTTGCATTCGGCCGCCTCTCTTCAGATGCCGAAATTATTGCGATGAAAGCGAATGGCATCAGCCTGCAGAAAATACTGAAACCGGTTTTTTTTATGGCGACACTCACAGCGCTGGCGACGGCGATCCTCTCGATTTACGCCGGACCGGCCAGCAACAACGCTTTCCGCAGCAAAATTTATGATATATCGACCCAAAAAGCAGATGTCGGTATCGAACCGCAAATTTTCAATGATGATTTTGATGACCTGGTCATCTACGCTAACCAGCTCGAGCAAAAAAGCGGCTTGATCAACGGAGTATTCATTTCAGATGAACGGAGCAGTTCGACCCCGTCGATCATAACCGCCAGAACAGGCCAGATCATTTCCGACCCGGATGATCTGTCGTTGAGTCTGCACCTTGTTGATGGAAGTATTCACCGCCAGACAACCCGTGAAGAGCAGAATACCTATCAGGTTATCGATTTTGCGTCATACGATATCAATCTTGATATTGACCGGGAGCTTGCCCCCCAGGGGGAACGGCGCAAGAAAGAAAAAGAACTCTCCTGGTTTGAATTGACAACACTGATCAAAAACAGCCCGGACCAACAGAGAAAAGCCGAGCTGACAGTCGAGCTGCTGAACCGGACGGTTTTGCCTTTCACACCATTTATTTTCGCCCTGGTCGGAGTGCCTCTCGGCATCCAGACCACCCGTTCCGGTCGAGGTGGCGGATTCGCCCTCGGACTGCTGGTTTTCTTTGTCTTCTATATTCTTTATTCCTTGACCAAGACCCTGGCGGTCGATGGTGGAGTCACTCCGTATATTGTTATCCTGCCGGTTCTTGTGTTCCTGTTTGGAGGTGCCTATATGATGAAAATGGCAATCAATGAGAAGCGTCTTGAGCTGTTAGACCGGTTGCAGGATTTCACAACGAATGTTTTCAGGAATAAAAAGAAGTCATGA
- a CDS encoding elongation factor Ts produces the protein MANITAKMVADLRAKTGAGMMDCKKALNETDGNIEEAVDFLRKKGLSAAAKKSDRVAAEGLISVAGEEKAGAIVEVNAETDFVAKNDAFIAFSKGVAQTVFDHNPADVDALKGLDFPGSGRNVGDELTHQISTIGENMNIRRFARLETAAGAVASYVHAGGKIGVLVQLDSDGQADQIAATARQIAMHVAAANPQYLSRQDVPDEIVAKEKEIMKVKALESGKPENIVDKIVEGQINKFFGEICLLEQVYVIDTDMKVGKVVEALAKDIGAEVSLAAYVRYQLGEGIEKKEDDFAAEVASLTK, from the coding sequence GTGGCGAACATTACCGCAAAGATGGTTGCAGACCTGCGTGCCAAAACCGGCGCCGGTATGATGGACTGCAAAAAAGCATTGAACGAAACGGACGGAAACATCGAAGAAGCTGTTGATTTTCTGCGCAAGAAAGGGCTGTCGGCCGCCGCCAAGAAATCGGACCGTGTTGCGGCCGAAGGACTGATCTCTGTCGCCGGTGAAGAAAAAGCCGGTGCTATTGTCGAGGTCAATGCCGAGACCGATTTCGTTGCCAAGAATGACGCTTTTATCGCTTTTTCAAAAGGCGTTGCCCAGACCGTTTTCGATCACAACCCGGCTGACGTCGACGCCCTTAAGGGACTCGATTTTCCCGGCTCGGGCCGCAACGTCGGCGATGAACTGACTCACCAGATTTCGACGATTGGCGAGAATATGAACATCCGTCGCTTCGCCCGGCTTGAAACAGCAGCAGGCGCCGTTGCCTCCTATGTGCATGCCGGTGGTAAGATTGGTGTTCTTGTGCAACTGGACAGTGACGGTCAGGCTGATCAGATTGCAGCGACAGCCCGGCAGATTGCCATGCACGTTGCAGCGGCCAATCCGCAGTATCTCAGTCGCCAGGATGTGCCGGACGAGATTGTCGCAAAAGAAAAAGAGATTATGAAAGTCAAGGCTCTCGAGAGCGGCAAACCGGAAAACATTGTCGACAAGATTGTCGAGGGACAGATTAATAAATTTTTCGGAGAAATTTGCCTGCTTGAGCAGGTTTATGTTATCGATACCGATATGAAGGTCGGCAAGGTCGTTGAGGCGCTGGCCAAGGATATCGGTGCCGAGGTCTCACTGGCCGCATATGTGCGTTACCAGCTTGGTGAAGGCATTGAGAAAAAAGAGGATGATTTCGCGGCAGAAGTTGCTTCCCTGACCAAATAA
- the lptG gene encoding LPS export ABC transporter permease LptG gives MTLLTRYTVKVFLTNFALALAAFVGIFFLVEFFEKIDKFIEKKAALGLYFSYFINAFPLIITQVAPLAVLMAAFTSIGSLSRTGELTAMRAGGLSLFRISRPIIITTCGITLALILSQELLLPRSTRTMNKILEQKIKGLSQPQLLRNKLWVRSGDRIIHIEQVVPREGALQGITIYQMDSDFQIAGRTDAGSAQYIDGSWQFKNLNMRKFDVNSGAMIDSVKSAQQRIDFGKSPEDFQRPEPHEWELNYLELKSLAKKMKVEGYDNTRLLVNMYSHLSAPFSCIVMVLLGIPFALNRGRNTSLSLGIVISVIIGVAYFILHSVSMAFGYSGILPPLLATWSANILVGLCGLWLVLFRTQ, from the coding sequence ATGACCCTTTTAACACGATATACCGTCAAAGTTTTTCTGACAAATTTCGCGCTGGCGCTCGCGGCCTTTGTCGGTATTTTTTTTCTTGTCGAGTTTTTCGAAAAGATCGATAAGTTTATTGAAAAAAAGGCAGCCCTCGGTCTCTACTTCAGTTATTTCATCAACGCCTTCCCGCTCATTATAACCCAGGTTGCGCCATTGGCTGTCCTGATGGCCGCCTTTACTTCCATCGGCAGCCTTTCCCGTACCGGCGAGCTGACGGCAATGCGGGCCGGCGGATTGAGTCTGTTCCGTATTTCCCGGCCAATCATCATTACGACATGCGGCATAACGCTTGCCCTCATTCTGTCCCAGGAACTCCTTTTGCCGAGAAGCACCAGGACCATGAACAAGATCCTCGAGCAGAAGATCAAAGGACTCTCGCAACCACAACTTCTCCGCAATAAATTATGGGTCCGCTCCGGCGACCGGATCATTCACATTGAGCAGGTCGTCCCGCGTGAAGGTGCCCTTCAGGGTATCACCATTTACCAGATGGACAGTGATTTCCAGATTGCCGGACGGACCGATGCCGGCAGTGCCCAATATATCGATGGCTCCTGGCAATTCAAAAATCTGAACATGAGGAAATTCGACGTCAACTCCGGCGCCATGATCGATTCCGTAAAATCGGCGCAACAGAGGATCGACTTCGGAAAATCACCGGAGGACTTTCAGCGTCCGGAGCCGCATGAATGGGAACTCAACTACCTTGAGCTCAAGAGCCTGGCCAAAAAGATGAAAGTCGAGGGGTATGACAATACCCGGTTGCTGGTGAACATGTATTCCCATTTATCGGCCCCTTTTTCGTGCATCGTCATGGTTCTGCTCGGCATTCCATTCGCATTGAACCGGGGACGAAACACCTCGCTATCCCTGGGTATCGTCATCAGTGTGATTATCGGAGTCGCCTATTTCATTCTGCATTCGGTCAGCATGGCCTTCGGCTATTCAGGCATATTGCCGCCGCTCCTCGCAACCTGGTCAGCCAATATTCTGGTCGGTCTTTGCGGTCTCTGGTTGGTCCTTTTCCGAACCCAATAA
- the rpsB gene encoding 30S ribosomal protein S2, with protein MAQITMKQLLEAGVHFGHQTKRWNPKMKPYIFGARNGIYIIDLQKTVRYFNTAYQFIKEVVEGGEKVLFVGTKKQAQDSILEEALRADQYFVNSRWLGGMLTNFSTIKASIDRLKKIEVMAQDGTYDLITKKEALQLDREKAKLEKSLGGIKMMTKLPGAIFVVDPKKEAIAVKEARKLGIPVVAVVDTNCDPDEVDYIIPGNDDAIRALRLFASKMADACLEGVEARQKSLQADAEGSETEAPAENVETAKAETKVEAAPVEAPTEAPAATE; from the coding sequence ATGGCACAGATTACCATGAAGCAATTGCTTGAGGCCGGTGTCCACTTTGGTCACCAGACCAAGCGCTGGAATCCGAAGATGAAACCTTATATCTTCGGCGCCCGTAACGGCATCTACATCATCGACCTGCAGAAGACAGTCCGCTATTTCAATACGGCCTATCAGTTCATCAAGGAGGTTGTTGAAGGCGGCGAAAAGGTTCTTTTCGTTGGCACCAAAAAACAGGCCCAGGACTCGATTCTTGAAGAGGCTCTCCGGGCCGACCAGTATTTTGTCAACAGCCGCTGGCTCGGCGGCATGCTGACCAATTTTTCGACCATCAAGGCGAGTATCGATCGTCTCAAAAAAATCGAAGTCATGGCTCAGGATGGCACTTACGACCTTATTACCAAAAAGGAAGCCCTGCAGCTCGACCGTGAAAAAGCAAAGCTCGAAAAGAGTCTCGGCGGGATCAAGATGATGACCAAGCTTCCCGGGGCTATTTTTGTTGTCGATCCGAAAAAAGAAGCGATCGCCGTTAAGGAAGCCCGCAAGCTCGGTATCCCGGTTGTCGCCGTTGTCGACACCAACTGCGATCCGGATGAAGTCGATTACATCATCCCGGGTAATGATGATGCGATTCGGGCCTTGCGCCTTTTTGCATCAAAAATGGCTGATGCCTGTCTTGAAGGTGTCGAAGCGCGCCAGAAGAGCCTTCAGGCAGATGCTGAAGGGAGCGAAACTGAGGCTCCGGCTGAAAACGTCGAAACCGCAAAAGCAGAAACCAAGGTAGAAGCCGCGCCGGTTGAAGCTCCGACTGAAGCTCCTGCGGCAACAGAATAA